The genome window GGAGAGAAGGTCTTCTCAACAAGGTTCTCGGTTCAACAATCACTTCGATCTCGCCTCCTTCCTGTTACGAGCAACAGGATCACTGCGCGAGGCAGGTGGCGCGGAGCCCGTTCTCGGAGACGTCGAGTTGCTGTTCCGCCTTTTGACGCGATTGGACATTAGTACCCCTGATGCGTTGCGCGAATACCTCGCTGGTCTTCACCCGGACACTGAACGGCGGGCTGTTGCTGAACAAATCATCGATCAAGTGCTTGCAACGGACATTCGCCGGTACAAAGTTTATGCTGAACTCCGTAGTTTTGACGGCGGCATAGGAACTTCAACAACCCTGACGTCTTCGTACGTCAGCAACTGGGCTCAGCCTGAGACAGACATGCTGGTTCTTGCGGAGTTTCTTAGGGCATGGATCACATTCGAGACCTTCCTGCACCTGCTAGCTGAAACCCGAGAAGATCCCGGCCCTCCGCTCCCATCAAGCGCCCTTATTCAGTCGCTTCAGGTTTTCGACACAGACGAACTCGCCGAAGTAAATCGGATTAGACGGCTGCGCAATCATGCGGTACATGGCCGCGCAGTAGACACCACAACGATTAGGGATGCCACAACGACTGTCTGGTTGATCATGCAGAAGCTGTCGAATCATCCTCGCGCAGAGGTTCGGGAGGCCGCGAAACGGGCGATGAACTCCGATTGATAATCTCGCCCGATTGATCCGGACAAATTCAGGCCCAAATCTCGGTTACTCGTTAACATTTTTCGTAGGATCGCCGGCGTCCCGCCAAGCACGTTCGTGATCTGGGGCTTAGATTTTAGTGGCCAGATCCAAGCCGCTTTCCCTGCACTTTGTTTTGCTGCCGCGGATTGGGATCATTATGACGTCGAGCCCTTGCTGGTACGTACAACATAGTTGATGCAGATTTCCGTTCTCTAGGACGACATGCCCCAGTGGGGTTCTCCTGCCCCACACATGCCCCATTCTCGTCTCATCGCCATTCCTGAGGAAGACGTTTCGCCCGCGTCGCCCGCGCCAGCCCTAGCGTTTGCCGACGTTTCCGCAAGAACTCTGGATGGTACGCCGGTTGCCTTTCCCGCCCGCCCCCGTGACGCACTTCGTCTGCCGTGCGGGCCGTAAAGGCCTTAGGGTGCACCCTTCGCCGGAACCCTGTCACACCCCCTCGGGCGCGCCGCCGCCAGCCCGACCATCCCTCCCTGCCACCGTGCCCCTACCCAAGGTCTGGCAGCACGTGCTTGGAGCCGCCGCGCACGCCCCCCGCTGCCGAGAGCTGCTGGGGGCGATGGCCGCGGGCGGGCTCAGCATGGTGCCGTGGAGCGAGGACGAGGCGGGCGGACCCGGCGTGGTGCTGTTCGACGAGGTGAGCGAGGGATTGTGCGACTTCGTGCGCGAGGCCAGCCAGGGCGGGTACGGGCGCGTGCTGGCGGTGGGCACCAGCGGCGCCGCGGTGGCCAACGGGCAAGGATGGACCCTGCTGCGCGCGGGCGCCTCAGACGCCTTTGCCCGTGACGATGCCGCCGACGCCGCGCGCGCGGCGCTCGCTCGCTTCGAGCGCTGGGCCGCCGTGGACCGGCTGGTGGATTCGCCGCTGGTGCGCAACCACCTGGTGGGGCGCAGCCCGGTGTGGCGCACGGTGCTGCGGCAGGTGGTGGAGGTGGCCGCGTTCACCGATTCGCCCCTGCTGGTCACTGGCGAAAGCGGCACCGGCAAGGAGCTGGTCGCCCGGCTGATCCACTCGCTGGACGCGCGCCCCCGCAAGCGCGAGCTGGTGCTGCTGGACTGCACCACGGTGGTCCCGCAGCTGTCGGGAAGCGAGTTCTTCGGCCACGAGCGGGGCGCCTTCACGGGGGCGGCGGGGCCGCGCGAGGGCGCGTTCGCGCTGGCCGACGGGGGAACGCTGTTCCTGGACGAGGTGGGCGAGCTGCCGCCCACCCTGCAGGCGCAGCTGCTGCGCGTGGTGCAGGAAAAGACGTACAAGCGCACTGGCGGCAACGCGTGGCAGAAAACCGACTTCCGCCTGGTGTGCGCCACCAACCGCGACCTGGTGGACGAGGTGGCGCGCGGCGCCTTTCGGGCAGACCTGTACTACCGCATCGCCAGCTTCACCTGCCGCCTTCCCCCGCTGCGCGACCGGCCGGAAGACGTGATCCCGCTGTTCGAGCACTTTCTGGCCGAATCGCGCCCCGGCGCCGCGCCCGTGGAGCTGGACGAGCCCGTGCGCGAGTACCTGCTGAACCGCGACTACCCCGGCAACGTGCGCGACCTGCGCCAGCTGGCCACGCGGGTGGCCTGCCGGTGCGTGGGCGACGGTCCCGTCACCGTGGGCCAGCTTCCCGAGGACGAGCGCCCCGCGCTCGACGCGTGCACCGCCGACTGGCGCGACGCCGCCTTCGACACCTCCATCCGCCGGGCCCTGGTGCGCGGCGTGGGCCTCAAGGACATCGGGCGGATCGCGACGGACGCGGCCATCCGCATCGCCGTGGTGGAGGAAGAAGGAAACCTTCAGCGCGCCGCGCGGCGCTTGGGCGTTACGGACCGCGCCCTGCAGCTGCGCAAGGCGGCGGGGCGCGCGTCACCGGCGCCGAATTGATCTGCTGATTCGGGAAAAGAAGGGCCTCACGCTCTGCGTGATGTCACCTTTGCGAATCAGGGGATCTGTGCCTCGCCCTCCCACGGGTCGCGCGCGTCGCGCGCCGGGTAGCCCGCCGCGGCGGAGGGCGGGGCAGGGAGGCGCGCTGGCGACGCCCTGCGCCGGGCGAGAAGCCGCAGCAGGTTCCCGGACGTCACCTTCCTCTCGTCGGCGGGGGAGAGGTGAAGGGCGCGCACCTTTTCCAGCTCCACGCCGGGGTGAAGCCAGGGCCCGTCGGAGCCGAACAGGAACTTGCCCGCGCCCGCCCTGCGCACCGCCTTCTGCAGGATGTCGAAGCGCCGCACCCCCGAGGTGTCGGTGAACACGTTCGCGTGCCGCTCCAGCAGGTCGATCAGCCCCATTTGCGCCCGCCAGTCGTCGGCGAAGCTGCCCAGGTGGGGGATGATGAACATGACGTCCGGGTACTCCGTGGCCAGCAGCTCCACCGCGGGCACCTCGCCCATCACGTCGTACAGCACGGGAATGCGAAAGGCGCGCGCCGCCTGGCACACCTCGCGGGTGATGCGGGCGTCGTGGCGGTGAAGCTTGATGCCGCGGAACCCGTACTTCCTCACCGCCGTCCCCACCAGCTCGGCGATGCGGCCGCGGTCGCGCTCGGCGTGCACGAAGGCGAACCCCCAGAAGCGGTCCGGGCTCGATGCCACGACGCGCGCCACCTCGGCGTTGGCCTGCGCGTAGTCGGAGTGGAAGGCGGCGAACAGCACCGTCCTGCGGATGTTCGCCTCGTCGGCCCAGCGCACGTAGTCGCCGAGCGACGCCGAGGTGTCCCACGGGCCCGTGAGCCCGTCGCCGGAGCCCGCGTGGCAGTGGCAGTCGATGATCATCGGTCGGCTCTTCCCTTCTCGGCGGGAGGTGACGCGTCACGGCCCATCGCGCACAGGAAGCGGATGGAGGCCTCGATGCCGCGAAAGAGTGTAGGAAGGTGCATCCGCTCGTCCGGCGCGTGCATGCCGTCCCGTGGCCGGGCCAAGCCCATCAGCACCACGGGGGCGCCCAGCGCCTGGCCCAGTGCGTTGACGACGGGAATGGTACCGCCCGAGCGCAGGAAGACGGCGGGCGCGCCGAAGGCCTGGCGCAGCGCCCGCGCCGCGGCGCGCATGGCCGGATGGCGCGTGTCCATCCGCGCTGGCTGTGCGCCGAACCGTGTCCGTACCTCTACGCGGACGGTTCGCGGGGCGATGCGGGCGACGTGTTCGCGAAAGAGCCGGTCCACGCGCGAGGGGTCCTGCCCCGGGACCAGGCGCAGGCTGAGCTTGGCGACGGCGTGCGCGGGGATCACCGCCATTCCGGCCTCGCCGCCGTGCCCTCCCGTGATGCCGTTCACCGAAAGCGACGGGCGCACCGTGCACCGCTCGTACGCCGTCCACCCGCGTTCGCCCCATCCGCCGGGGGGATCGCCCGCGTTGGCCAGCAGCTCGCGGTCGGACGGGCCCGTCCGCGCCAGATAGGCTCGCTCGCCGCGCGACGGTGGTTGCACGCCGTCATACAGGCCGGGGACGGCGATGCGCCCGTCGGGCCCGTGCAGGCGCGCCACGATTTCGCACAGGGCCTGCAGCGGGTTGTGCACCGCGCCGCCGTACACGCCCGAATGCAGGTCGTGCGACGGCCCGCGCACCTCCAGCTCCAGGCTCAGCGCGCCGCGCAGGCCGTAGGTGATCCCCGGCCGGCCGGGGGCGCGCATCGGCGTGTCGGAGACGAGCGCCACGTCGGCCGCGAACTCCCCGGGGGCGCGGCGCAGGGCGTCCAGCAGCCCCGCGCTCCCCGCCTCTTCCTCGCCCTCGAAGACGCAGACGACGTTCACGGGGAGCC of Longimicrobium sp. contains these proteins:
- a CDS encoding dipeptidase is translated as MIAPAAHPALAYARAHRARVVSELKRFVAFPSVAGNPAHAGDVRRCAGWLAEHLRSIGLEARVRETSGAPLVVARWSGAPGRPTVLVYGHYDVQPADDPDEWTSPPFQPAVRGDELFGRGACDDKGQLWAHVNAIEALLRTTGRLPVNVVCVFEGEEEAGSAGLLDALRRAPGEFAADVALVSDTPMRAPGRPGITYGLRGALSLELEVRGPSHDLHSGVYGGAVHNPLQALCEIVARLHGPDGRIAVPGLYDGVQPPSRGERAYLARTGPSDRELLANAGDPPGGWGERGWTAYERCTVRPSLSVNGITGGHGGEAGMAVIPAHAVAKLSLRLVPGQDPSRVDRLFREHVARIAPRTVRVEVRTRFGAQPARMDTRHPAMRAAARALRQAFGAPAVFLRSGGTIPVVNALGQALGAPVVLMGLARPRDGMHAPDERMHLPTLFRGIEASIRFLCAMGRDASPPAEKGRADR
- a CDS encoding amidohydrolase family protein; translated protein: MIIDCHCHAGSGDGLTGPWDTSASLGDYVRWADEANIRRTVLFAAFHSDYAQANAEVARVVASSPDRFWGFAFVHAERDRGRIAELVGTAVRKYGFRGIKLHRHDARITREVCQAARAFRIPVLYDVMGEVPAVELLATEYPDVMFIIPHLGSFADDWRAQMGLIDLLERHANVFTDTSGVRRFDILQKAVRRAGAGKFLFGSDGPWLHPGVELEKVRALHLSPADERKVTSGNLLRLLARRRASPARLPAPPSAAAGYPARDARDPWEGEAQIP
- a CDS encoding sigma 54-interacting transcriptional regulator codes for the protein MPLPKVWQHVLGAAAHAPRCRELLGAMAAGGLSMVPWSEDEAGGPGVVLFDEVSEGLCDFVREASQGGYGRVLAVGTSGAAVANGQGWTLLRAGASDAFARDDAADAARAALARFERWAAVDRLVDSPLVRNHLVGRSPVWRTVLRQVVEVAAFTDSPLLVTGESGTGKELVARLIHSLDARPRKRELVLLDCTTVVPQLSGSEFFGHERGAFTGAAGPREGAFALADGGTLFLDEVGELPPTLQAQLLRVVQEKTYKRTGGNAWQKTDFRLVCATNRDLVDEVARGAFRADLYYRIASFTCRLPPLRDRPEDVIPLFEHFLAESRPGAAPVELDEPVREYLLNRDYPGNVRDLRQLATRVACRCVGDGPVTVGQLPEDERPALDACTADWRDAAFDTSIRRALVRGVGLKDIGRIATDAAIRIAVVEEEGNLQRAARRLGVTDRALQLRKAAGRASPAPN
- a CDS encoding RelA/SpoT domain-containing protein, translating into MDLIDDFLSRYRREYDFYELSARLVAQQLDARLQASGIRAMVTSRAKNARRLETKVRQRGKDRSYDSVQAIYDDIVDLAGVRVALYFPAERHEVEKIVNEQFNVAGSPKSFVGTKPKSLTGTETPSYTKRFSGYWATHYRVQLREGSLDETLLRYVDARVEVQVASVLMHAWAEVEHDLVYKPLQEHLSEDELAILDELNGMVLAGEIALERLQRAAERRSSQQGSRFNNHFDLASFLLRATGSLREAGGAEPVLGDVELLFRLLTRLDISTPDALREYLAGLHPDTERRAVAEQIIDQVLATDIRRYKVYAELRSFDGGIGTSTTLTSSYVSNWAQPETDMLVLAEFLRAWITFETFLHLLAETREDPGPPLPSSALIQSLQVFDTDELAEVNRIRRLRNHAVHGRAVDTTTIRDATTTVWLIMQKLSNHPRAEVREAAKRAMNSD